The Candidatus Binatia bacterium genome segment AACATCGAGAGCAGCGCCGCCTTCTCGAGGCCCTTGGAGACCAGAGACTCGACGCGGCTCGAAGTGGCCGCGCGCATCACGCGAACGATCATGAACAATGCGACGAAGATCACCCCGACCGAGAGACTGATGAGAATCAAGGCCTGGGCCTGGGGTGATTCCACCAACTCGGCGACGAACTCCTTCACGGGCTTGAGGGTGGCTTTCAGCGCGCCCTTGATCGGGCTCTGGTACTTCACGCCGCCGATTCCCGTGACGAGCTGCTCGAGGTACTCGGCACTGCGTCGCAAGTACCCGGTCATCATCTCGAAGGGCAGCAAGATCGCGACGGCCATGAAGTTGAAGAAATCGTGACAGGTCGCCACCGAGAAGGCCCGCCGGAACTCGTCCGGTCGACCGGCATGCCCCAGCGAAACGATCGTGTTCGTAACCGTCGTGCCGATGTTCGCGCCCATGATCATCGGCACTGCGTTCGCGACGGGAAGCGGATTCTCCGGCGCCGCCACCAAGCCGACGATGAGCGCCGTCGAAACCGACGAACTCTGCACCAGAGTGGTCGCAAGAAGCCCGACGACCAACCCCATGAATGGATTGTCCGTCGCGTTGA includes the following:
- a CDS encoding Na/Pi symporter, with amino-acid sequence MTVVALLFLFLLGVNGLGDGFKSLGKGLLDVFFNATDNPFMGLVVGLLATTLVQSSSVSTALIVGLVAAPENPLPVANAVPMIMGANIGTTVTNTIVSLGHAGRPDEFRRAFSVATCHDFFNFMAVAILLPFEMMTGYLRRSAEYLEQLVTGIGGVKYQSPIKGALKATLKPVKEFVAELVESPQAQALILISLSVGVIFVALFMIVRVMRAATSSRVESLVSKGLEKAALLSMFVGVVVTVMVQSSSITTSLLVPLAGAGVVTLAQAFPITIGANIGTTVTALLAALATTGANAGAGITIALVHLLFNLTATVLIFPIERVRELPLRAARWLGDVAVRSRRWALIYVVVLFYGLPAVLAAIDQYLR